The Pagrus major chromosome 10, Pma_NU_1.0 genome contains a region encoding:
- the LOC141003160 gene encoding ELAV-like protein 2 isoform X3, translated as MAVRLCDVASLLRSGSWAPEPWTGQVIAAMETQLSNGPTCNNTSNGPSTISNNCSSPVESGSIEDSKTNLIVNYLPQNMTQEELKSLFGSIGEIESCKLVRDKITGQSLGYGFVNYVDPKDAEKAINTLNGLRLQTKTIKVSYARPSSASIRDANLYVSGLPKTMTQKELEQLFSQYGRIITSRILVDQVTGVSRGVGFIRFDRRVEAEEAIKGLNCQKPPGATEPITVKFANNPSQKTSQALLSQLYQSPNRRLDNLLNMAYGVKSRFSPMAIDGVTSLAGINIPGHAGTGWCIFVYNLAPDADESILWQMFGPFGAVTNVKVIRDFNTNKCKGFGFVTMTNYDEAAVAIASLNGYRLGDRVLQVSFKTNKTHKA; from the exons ATGGCAGTCAGACTGTGCGATGTGGCTTCTCTGCTTAGAAGTGGTTCGTGGGCGCCTGAGCCTTGGACTGGG caGGTAATTGCTGCCATGGAAACACAGCTGTCCAATGGGCCAACTTGCAACAACACAAGCAACGGTCCCTCAACAATCTCAAACAACTGCTCCTCACCTGTAGAGTCAGGGAGCATAGAGGACAGTAAAACTAACTTGATAGTCAACTATCTGCCTCAGAACATGACCCAAGAGGAGCTGAAGAGTTTGTTTGGGAGCATCGGAGAAATTGAATCCTGTAAACTAGTGCGAGACAAAATAACAG GGCAGAGCCTAGGATATGGGTTTGTGAATTACGTGGACCCAAAGGACGCAGAAAAAGCCATCAATACCTTAAATGGCTTGAGACTTCAGACCAAAACCATCAAG GTTTCCTATGCGCGTCCAAGCTCCGCCTCCATCAGAGATGCAAATTTGTACGTCAGTGGCTTGCCAAAAACCATGACTCAGAAAGAACTGGAGCAGCTCTTCTCTCAGTATGGACGCATCATTACCTCACGCATCCTGGTGGACCAGGTGACTG GCGTTTCCAGAGGGGTTGGCTTCATTCGTTTTGATCGGCGAGTTGAGGCCGAGGAGGCCATCAAAGGTCTGAACTGCCAGAAGCCGCCTGGTGCCACCGAACCCATTACAGTCAAGTTTGCAAACAACCCGAGCCAGAAGACCAGCCAGGCGCTGCTCTCCCAGCTGTATCAGTCGCCGAATCGAAG GTTGGACAATCTGCTGAACATGGCCTATGGAGTCAAAAG CCGGTTCTCCCCGATGGCCATTGACGGGGTGACCAGCTTGGCTGGCATCAACATCCCGGGGCATGCAGGCACTGGCTGGTGTATCTTCGTCTACAACCTGGCTCCAGACGCAGACGAAAGCATCCTTTGGCAGATGTTTGGGCCGTTTGGTGCCGTCACAAACGTCAAGGTTATTCGCGACTTCAACACAAACAAGTGCAAAGGATTTGGTTTTGTCACCATGACTAACTACGACGAGGCAGCCGTGGCCATCGCCAGCT
- the LOC141003160 gene encoding ELAV-like protein 2 isoform X1, which yields MAVRLCDVASLLRSGSWAPEPWTGQVIAAMETQLSNGPTCNNTSNGPSTISNNCSSPVESGSIEDSKTNLIVNYLPQNMTQEELKSLFGSIGEIESCKLVRDKITGQSLGYGFVNYVDPKDAEKAINTLNGLRLQTKTIKVSYARPSSASIRDANLYVSGLPKTMTQKELEQLFSQYGRIITSRILVDQVTGVSRGVGFIRFDRRVEAEEAIKGLNCQKPPGATEPITVKFANNPSQKTSQALLSQLYQSPNRRYPGPLAQQAQRFRLDNLLNMAYGVKSRFSPMAIDGVTSLAGINIPGHAGTGWCIFVYNLAPDADESILWQMFGPFGAVTNVKVIRDFNTNKCKGFGFVTMTNYDEAAVAIASLNGYRLGDRVLQVSFKTNKTHKA from the exons ATGGCAGTCAGACTGTGCGATGTGGCTTCTCTGCTTAGAAGTGGTTCGTGGGCGCCTGAGCCTTGGACTGGG caGGTAATTGCTGCCATGGAAACACAGCTGTCCAATGGGCCAACTTGCAACAACACAAGCAACGGTCCCTCAACAATCTCAAACAACTGCTCCTCACCTGTAGAGTCAGGGAGCATAGAGGACAGTAAAACTAACTTGATAGTCAACTATCTGCCTCAGAACATGACCCAAGAGGAGCTGAAGAGTTTGTTTGGGAGCATCGGAGAAATTGAATCCTGTAAACTAGTGCGAGACAAAATAACAG GGCAGAGCCTAGGATATGGGTTTGTGAATTACGTGGACCCAAAGGACGCAGAAAAAGCCATCAATACCTTAAATGGCTTGAGACTTCAGACCAAAACCATCAAG GTTTCCTATGCGCGTCCAAGCTCCGCCTCCATCAGAGATGCAAATTTGTACGTCAGTGGCTTGCCAAAAACCATGACTCAGAAAGAACTGGAGCAGCTCTTCTCTCAGTATGGACGCATCATTACCTCACGCATCCTGGTGGACCAGGTGACTG GCGTTTCCAGAGGGGTTGGCTTCATTCGTTTTGATCGGCGAGTTGAGGCCGAGGAGGCCATCAAAGGTCTGAACTGCCAGAAGCCGCCTGGTGCCACCGAACCCATTACAGTCAAGTTTGCAAACAACCCGAGCCAGAAGACCAGCCAGGCGCTGCTCTCCCAGCTGTATCAGTCGCCGAATCGAAGGTACCCAGGACCCCTCGCACAGCAGGCACAACGCTTCAG GTTGGACAATCTGCTGAACATGGCCTATGGAGTCAAAAG CCGGTTCTCCCCGATGGCCATTGACGGGGTGACCAGCTTGGCTGGCATCAACATCCCGGGGCATGCAGGCACTGGCTGGTGTATCTTCGTCTACAACCTGGCTCCAGACGCAGACGAAAGCATCCTTTGGCAGATGTTTGGGCCGTTTGGTGCCGTCACAAACGTCAAGGTTATTCGCGACTTCAACACAAACAAGTGCAAAGGATTTGGTTTTGTCACCATGACTAACTACGACGAGGCAGCCGTGGCCATCGCCAGCT
- the LOC141003160 gene encoding ELAV-like protein 2 isoform X2, which yields MAVRLCDVASLLRSGSWAPEPWTGVIAAMETQLSNGPTCNNTSNGPSTISNNCSSPVESGSIEDSKTNLIVNYLPQNMTQEELKSLFGSIGEIESCKLVRDKITGQSLGYGFVNYVDPKDAEKAINTLNGLRLQTKTIKVSYARPSSASIRDANLYVSGLPKTMTQKELEQLFSQYGRIITSRILVDQVTGVSRGVGFIRFDRRVEAEEAIKGLNCQKPPGATEPITVKFANNPSQKTSQALLSQLYQSPNRRYPGPLAQQAQRFRLDNLLNMAYGVKSRFSPMAIDGVTSLAGINIPGHAGTGWCIFVYNLAPDADESILWQMFGPFGAVTNVKVIRDFNTNKCKGFGFVTMTNYDEAAVAIASLNGYRLGDRVLQVSFKTNKTHKA from the exons ATGGCAGTCAGACTGTGCGATGTGGCTTCTCTGCTTAGAAGTGGTTCGTGGGCGCCTGAGCCTTGGACTGGG GTAATTGCTGCCATGGAAACACAGCTGTCCAATGGGCCAACTTGCAACAACACAAGCAACGGTCCCTCAACAATCTCAAACAACTGCTCCTCACCTGTAGAGTCAGGGAGCATAGAGGACAGTAAAACTAACTTGATAGTCAACTATCTGCCTCAGAACATGACCCAAGAGGAGCTGAAGAGTTTGTTTGGGAGCATCGGAGAAATTGAATCCTGTAAACTAGTGCGAGACAAAATAACAG GGCAGAGCCTAGGATATGGGTTTGTGAATTACGTGGACCCAAAGGACGCAGAAAAAGCCATCAATACCTTAAATGGCTTGAGACTTCAGACCAAAACCATCAAG GTTTCCTATGCGCGTCCAAGCTCCGCCTCCATCAGAGATGCAAATTTGTACGTCAGTGGCTTGCCAAAAACCATGACTCAGAAAGAACTGGAGCAGCTCTTCTCTCAGTATGGACGCATCATTACCTCACGCATCCTGGTGGACCAGGTGACTG GCGTTTCCAGAGGGGTTGGCTTCATTCGTTTTGATCGGCGAGTTGAGGCCGAGGAGGCCATCAAAGGTCTGAACTGCCAGAAGCCGCCTGGTGCCACCGAACCCATTACAGTCAAGTTTGCAAACAACCCGAGCCAGAAGACCAGCCAGGCGCTGCTCTCCCAGCTGTATCAGTCGCCGAATCGAAGGTACCCAGGACCCCTCGCACAGCAGGCACAACGCTTCAG GTTGGACAATCTGCTGAACATGGCCTATGGAGTCAAAAG CCGGTTCTCCCCGATGGCCATTGACGGGGTGACCAGCTTGGCTGGCATCAACATCCCGGGGCATGCAGGCACTGGCTGGTGTATCTTCGTCTACAACCTGGCTCCAGACGCAGACGAAAGCATCCTTTGGCAGATGTTTGGGCCGTTTGGTGCCGTCACAAACGTCAAGGTTATTCGCGACTTCAACACAAACAAGTGCAAAGGATTTGGTTTTGTCACCATGACTAACTACGACGAGGCAGCCGTGGCCATCGCCAGCT